A genomic segment from Arcobacter acticola encodes:
- the zntB gene encoding zinc transporter ZntB: protein MQDNIATRNPVQAYLLDKQGNAQELTYEEIDTVDKSDKILWLHFDYTSPEAIDWITNKSYIDSIAIDALLTEETRPRTTILGDALLIALRGVNLNPNSKPEDMVSVRLYVSATLIISTRRRNLLSIGELITSLKKGTGPKSASEFLIDLTYRITDRMEEIIDQIEDRADYLEENIIDSSDIKFRNEILAIRRESIILRRYLFPQKEAMNKLYHDKITWINEYERLQLRETNDQLIRHIEELDTIRDKVALIQEELSNMLSDQMNKKMYVLSIISAIFLPLSFLTGLLGINIGGIPGAENQNAFNIFSLILIAIVSFQYWIFKKKKWI from the coding sequence ATGCAAGATAATATAGCAACACGCAATCCTGTTCAAGCATATTTACTTGATAAGCAAGGAAATGCTCAAGAATTAACCTATGAAGAAATTGATACAGTTGATAAATCTGATAAAATTTTGTGGTTACATTTTGATTATACAAGTCCTGAAGCAATAGATTGGATAACAAATAAAAGTTATATTGATTCTATTGCTATTGATGCACTTTTGACAGAAGAAACAAGACCTAGAACTACTATTTTAGGAGATGCTTTGTTAATTGCTTTAAGGGGTGTGAATTTAAATCCAAACTCTAAACCTGAAGATATGGTTTCTGTTAGACTATATGTTTCAGCAACTTTAATAATAAGTACAAGAAGAAGAAATCTTTTATCAATTGGTGAATTAATAACAAGTTTAAAAAAAGGAACAGGTCCTAAAAGCGCATCTGAATTTCTAATAGATTTAACCTATAGAATTACTGATAGAATGGAAGAAATAATTGATCAAATAGAAGATAGAGCTGATTATTTAGAAGAAAATATAATAGACTCTAGTGATATTAAATTTAGAAATGAAATATTAGCAATTAGAAGAGAATCCATCATTTTAAGAAGATATCTTTTCCCTCAAAAAGAGGCTATGAATAAACTTTACCATGATAAAATAACATGGATAAATGAATATGAACGATTACAATTAAGAGAAACAAACGACCAGCTAATAAGGCATATCGAAGAATTAGATACAATAAGAGATAAAGTAGCTTTAATTCAAGAAGAACTTTCAAATATGTTAAGCGATCAAATGAACAAAAAAATGTATGTACTTTCTATAATTTCAGCTATATTCTTACCATTAAGTTTTTTAACTGGACTTTTAGGAATAAATATAGGTGGAATCCCAGGTGCCGAAAATCAAAATGCTTTTAATATTTTCTCACTAATATTAATAGCAATCGTTAGTTTTCAATATTGGATATTTAAAAAGAAGAAATGGATTTAA